The Chryseobacterium aureum genome contains a region encoding:
- a CDS encoding zinc metalloprotease: MKKLLFGAFMLTVMAACNNDNVTNPGENTADESTAASLTQRGCASEEIRQEALKKNPELQQRFAALEINTEKFANDLKVGKVLADGTVEIPVVVNVVYKTAAENVSDARIAEQIAVLNADYSGTNSDVSKIPTEFQSVSSGDTKVKFRLVNTFRKSTTKTSWATNDDMKKASKGGIDATNPTNYLNIWVVGKMTSQGRTILGYATFPESAGLWNDGVVIGAPYFGKTGASSPFNLGRTATHEVGHYLNLRHIWGDANCGNDQVSDTPTQTTANYGKPSYPLYNTCSGVQRSVMFMNYMDYVDDAAMFMFSSGQKTRMQSVVASSGARSGLRVF, from the coding sequence ATGAAAAAACTATTATTTGGAGCTTTTATGCTTACTGTAATGGCTGCATGTAACAATGACAACGTTACTAACCCAGGTGAAAACACAGCAGATGAGTCTACTGCTGCAAGTCTGACGCAAAGAGGATGTGCCTCTGAGGAAATCCGTCAGGAAGCACTGAAGAAAAACCCTGAACTACAACAAAGGTTTGCCGCTTTGGAAATCAATACCGAAAAATTCGCCAATGATTTAAAAGTGGGAAAAGTTCTTGCTGATGGCACGGTAGAAATTCCTGTGGTAGTAAATGTAGTCTACAAAACCGCAGCTGAAAATGTTTCCGATGCAAGAATTGCTGAGCAGATTGCTGTATTGAATGCTGACTATTCTGGTACGAATAGTGATGTCAGTAAAATACCAACTGAATTCCAATCAGTAAGCTCTGGTGACACGAAAGTAAAATTCAGACTTGTAAATACCTTTAGAAAATCTACCACTAAAACAAGCTGGGCCACGAATGATGATATGAAAAAAGCGTCCAAGGGGGGTATTGATGCCACTAACCCTACCAATTATCTAAACATTTGGGTTGTAGGTAAAATGACTAGTCAGGGCCGTACAATTCTTGGTTATGCTACTTTTCCGGAATCCGCAGGATTATGGAACGATGGTGTTGTCATAGGAGCTCCTTACTTTGGAAAAACAGGCGCTTCTTCACCATTCAATCTGGGAAGAACAGCAACACACGAAGTGGGCCATTATTTAAATCTTAGACATATCTGGGGAGATGCCAATTGTGGAAACGACCAGGTAAGTGACACCCCTACGCAAACGACAGCTAATTATGGAAAACCCTCTTATCCTCTTTACAATACCTGCAGTGGTGTACAAAGATCTGTGATGTTTATGAACTATATGGATTATGTGGATGATGCCGCTATGTTTATGTTCTCTTCAGGGCAAAAAACAAGAATGCAGTCTGTAGTAGCCTCTTCCGGAGCAAGATCCGGACTGAGAGTGTTCTAA
- a CDS encoding response regulator transcription factor: MKKSIVIVDDHILIAKALEGIIGNFNEFEVIYVCENGKDLIQKFEEGNTIPDIILLDISMPIMDGFETAAWLSKNHPDIKIMALSMQGDDNSVIKMIRSGAKGYLLKNTHPRDLETALTRLNSDGFFYPDWASKIIFSNLNKEAESEITVRISDREKEFLKYTVTELSYKEIADRMCCSPRTVESYRDQLCEKLDLKTRVGLAVFAIKNGFAN; encoded by the coding sequence ATGAAAAAATCTATTGTAATTGTTGATGATCATATATTAATAGCCAAGGCATTGGAAGGCATTATTGGTAATTTTAACGAATTTGAAGTGATCTACGTATGCGAAAACGGAAAGGATCTCATCCAAAAATTTGAAGAGGGCAATACCATTCCGGATATTATTCTTCTAGATATCAGCATGCCCATTATGGACGGTTTCGAAACGGCAGCATGGCTCTCAAAGAATCATCCGGACATTAAGATTATGGCGCTCAGCATGCAGGGCGATGACAACAGCGTCATTAAAATGATCAGGAGCGGCGCAAAAGGATATCTTTTGAAAAACACCCACCCGAGAGATCTGGAAACAGCACTTACCCGACTGAACAGTGACGGCTTCTTTTATCCCGACTGGGCTTCAAAAATTATTTTCTCTAATCTCAACAAGGAAGCAGAATCTGAAATCACAGTAAGAATTTCCGACCGTGAAAAAGAATTCCTGAAATACACCGTCACTGAGCTAAGCTATAAAGAAATTGCCGACAGAATGTGCTGCAGCCCAAGAACTGTAGAGAGCTATCGTGATCAGCTTTGTGAAAAACTGGATTTAAAGACCCGGGTGGGACTGGCTGTCTTTGCGATTAAAAATGGTTTTGCTAATTAA
- a CDS encoding sensor histidine kinase: protein MERKNELHQRELLSTQLEIQQATMQQIGRELHDNIGQKLTLVSLYVQQMLYENKVSEASERIDQVSQIINQSLQDLRSLSKTLTDDNINQKEIVTLIQEEVDNTNSFKKCHVTFEHNFKQLDLGFVHKNMLLRITQEFIQNSIKHSRCKNIFIILNTSEDILWELDIRDDGIGFDTSHNKSNGIGLTNMKNRAEIIGANFLMESHENEGTRLHIILKKQS from the coding sequence ATGGAAAGAAAAAACGAACTTCATCAGAGAGAGCTCCTGTCTACCCAACTGGAAATTCAGCAGGCTACCATGCAGCAGATCGGGAGAGAACTTCACGACAACATAGGCCAGAAACTGACCCTTGTAAGTCTTTATGTGCAGCAGATGCTGTATGAAAACAAAGTTTCTGAAGCAAGTGAAAGAATTGATCAGGTTTCCCAGATCATTAACCAGTCTCTGCAGGATCTCAGGAGCCTGTCCAAAACATTAACGGATGACAATATTAACCAGAAGGAAATTGTAACTTTAATACAGGAAGAAGTAGACAATACCAATTCCTTTAAAAAGTGTCATGTAACCTTTGAACATAACTTCAAGCAGCTGGATTTAGGCTTTGTTCATAAAAATATGCTGCTCAGAATTACCCAGGAATTCATTCAGAACAGTATAAAACATTCCCGCTGTAAAAATATTTTCATCATCCTGAATACTTCTGAGGACATTCTTTGGGAGCTTGATATCCGAGATGATGGAATCGGGTTTGATACTTCACACAACAAATCCAACGGAATTGGGCTCACCAACATGAAAAACAGGGCAGAAATCATAGGGGCCAACTTTCTTATGGAAAGCCATGAAAATGAGGGAACCCGACTCCATATTATCTTAAAAAAACAGTCATGA
- the clpB gene encoding ATP-dependent chaperone ClpB: MNLNQYTVKSQEAIQAAQQVAMELGNQSIEPQHLLEGIFQVDENISPFLLKKSEADANLVRERNRENLEKLPKVQGGNIYLSQSANKVLLDAPNIAKKMGDEYVTIEHLWLSLLETTSEVSKMLKDMGVTKNLLEGAIKELRKGSKATSASSEETYQSLNKYAKNFNELAAEGKLDPVIGRDEEIRRVLQILSRRTKNNPILIGEPGVGKTAIAEGIAHRIISGDVPENLMDKTLFSLDMGALIAGAKYKGEFEERLKSVVNEVIKSDGQIILFIDEIHTLVGAGGGEGAMDAANILKPALARGELRAIGATTLNEYQKYFEKDKALERRFQKVMVEEPDTESAISILRGIKDKYEAHHKVRIKDEAIIAAVEMSQRYISDRFLPDKAIDLIDEASAKLRMEINSKPEELDVLDRRLMQLEIELAAISREGNQTKIDHLKEDIAKISEQRNEINAKWLKEKQKSEDLTQIKKDIESLKLEAERASRAGDYAKVAEIQYGKLREKEEELSKVELEMQNHQNELIKEEVTAENISEVIAKWTGIPVTKLLQSERDKLLNLESELHHRVVGQDEAIQAVADAIRRNRAGLSDDKKPIGSFLFLGTTGVGKTELAKALAEFLFDDENNMTRIDMSEYQERHSVSRLVGAPPGYVGYDEGGQLTEAVRRRPYSVVLLDEIEKAHPDVFNTLLQVLDDGRLTDNKGRVVNFKNSIIIMTSNLGSHLIQENFENITEENQDEIVDKTKEEVFDLLKQTLRPEFLNRIDEVVLFQPLRKKEIGKIVQYQLRGFNDMLSKRNIIMTFTQDAVDYLMNKGYDPVFGARPLKRVIQQEVLNKLSKEILAGNVNDGDRITLDYFVETGLVFRPTEK; encoded by the coding sequence ATGAACTTAAACCAATATACCGTAAAATCACAGGAAGCCATCCAGGCAGCACAACAGGTTGCCATGGAACTGGGCAACCAAAGTATCGAACCTCAACATCTCCTTGAAGGAATCTTCCAGGTGGATGAAAATATATCGCCTTTCCTACTGAAGAAATCTGAAGCAGATGCCAATTTGGTAAGAGAGCGCAACCGTGAAAATTTAGAAAAACTTCCTAAAGTACAGGGAGGAAACATTTATCTTTCACAATCTGCCAACAAAGTATTGCTGGATGCACCCAACATCGCTAAGAAAATGGGTGATGAATATGTAACGATTGAGCATTTATGGTTATCCCTTTTGGAGACCACTTCTGAAGTATCAAAAATGCTGAAAGATATGGGTGTGACCAAAAATCTTTTGGAAGGCGCTATCAAAGAATTAAGAAAAGGAAGCAAAGCTACTTCTGCAAGTTCGGAAGAAACGTATCAGTCTTTAAATAAATATGCTAAAAACTTCAACGAGCTGGCAGCAGAGGGCAAGTTGGATCCTGTCATCGGGCGTGATGAAGAAATCAGAAGGGTTTTACAGATCCTTTCCAGAAGAACTAAAAACAACCCCATCCTTATCGGGGAACCGGGGGTAGGTAAAACAGCCATTGCTGAGGGAATTGCCCACAGAATTATCAGTGGTGATGTTCCGGAAAACCTGATGGACAAAACATTATTCTCATTGGATATGGGAGCCCTTATTGCCGGAGCCAAATACAAAGGTGAATTTGAAGAGCGTCTGAAATCTGTTGTGAATGAAGTGATCAAATCTGACGGACAGATTATTCTTTTCATTGACGAGATCCACACTTTGGTAGGAGCCGGAGGTGGTGAAGGAGCCATGGATGCTGCCAATATTTTAAAACCTGCTTTGGCCAGAGGGGAATTAAGAGCCATTGGAGCCACTACCCTGAACGAATATCAAAAGTATTTCGAGAAAGATAAAGCATTGGAAAGACGTTTCCAGAAAGTAATGGTGGAAGAACCGGATACAGAATCCGCTATTTCTATCCTTCGTGGTATCAAAGACAAATATGAAGCTCACCACAAGGTAAGAATTAAGGATGAGGCCATTATTGCTGCGGTGGAAATGTCTCAGAGATATATTTCTGACCGTTTTTTACCGGACAAAGCTATCGACCTTATTGATGAAGCTTCTGCAAAGCTTAGAATGGAAATCAATTCCAAACCGGAAGAGCTGGATGTTCTGGACAGAAGGCTTATGCAGCTGGAAATTGAGCTGGCAGCTATTTCAAGGGAGGGCAACCAGACAAAAATTGATCATCTGAAGGAGGATATTGCTAAAATTTCTGAACAGAGAAATGAAATCAACGCCAAATGGCTGAAAGAAAAACAGAAAAGTGAAGATCTTACCCAGATCAAAAAAGACATAGAGTCTCTGAAACTTGAAGCAGAAAGAGCTTCCAGAGCCGGAGATTATGCAAAAGTAGCGGAGATCCAATACGGAAAACTTCGTGAAAAAGAAGAAGAGCTCAGCAAAGTAGAACTGGAAATGCAAAACCATCAGAATGAATTAATCAAAGAAGAGGTTACTGCTGAAAATATTTCCGAAGTAATTGCTAAATGGACCGGCATTCCGGTAACCAAATTATTACAGTCTGAAAGAGACAAGCTCCTGAATCTTGAATCTGAGCTGCACCACAGAGTGGTTGGACAGGATGAAGCAATTCAGGCCGTTGCTGATGCCATCAGAAGAAACAGAGCCGGATTGAGTGATGATAAAAAACCTATTGGTTCATTCCTATTCCTGGGAACTACCGGAGTGGGTAAAACCGAGCTGGCGAAAGCATTGGCTGAATTCTTATTTGACGATGAAAACAATATGACCAGAATTGATATGAGTGAATACCAGGAACGCCACAGTGTTTCAAGACTGGTGGGAGCTCCTCCGGGATATGTAGGCTATGATGAAGGCGGGCAATTGACTGAAGCAGTAAGAAGAAGACCTTATTCCGTAGTGCTTTTGGATGAAATTGAAAAGGCACACCCGGATGTGTTCAATACTTTACTTCAGGTGCTGGATGACGGACGTCTTACAGATAATAAAGGACGTGTAGTAAATTTCAAGAATTCAATCATCATTATGACCTCGAATTTAGGTTCCCATCTGATTCAGGAAAATTTTGAAAATATTACGGAAGAAAACCAGGATGAAATTGTGGATAAAACGAAAGAGGAAGTTTTTGATCTTTTAAAACAGACTCTTCGTCCGGAGTTCCTGAACAGAATTGATGAAGTTGTACTTTTCCAGCCTTTAAGAAAAAAAGAAATCGGGAAAATCGTACAGTATCAATTGAGAGGGTTCAATGACATGTTATCTAAAAGAAACATCATCATGACCTTCACTCAGGATGCCGTGGATTATCTGATGAATAAAGGATATGATCCTGTCTTCGGTGCACGACCACTGAAAAGAGTGATTCAACAGGAAGTTTTAAACAAACTGTCTAAAGAAATTCTTGCAGGAAATGTGAATGACGGCGATAGAATTACTCTGGATTACTTTGTAGAGACAGGACTGGTTTTCCGACCTACTGAAAAATAA
- a CDS encoding TetR/AcrR family transcriptional regulator: MELKEKQRKILDVAVELFKEKGYMGSSVRDLATKLNIKAASLYAHIRSKEEILEWICFGIAREFFDELQEVKNTHVTPREKLNLFLDKHLSVVLKNRDVTHIYSNEWKHLEERLPEFVELRKNYQQEVEELISEIYQAENWELKSPSFTTRFILHTLNNSYFWFKRSSDSTDEITEEIRDKILFGLLGNQH; encoded by the coding sequence ATGGAATTAAAAGAAAAACAGAGAAAAATATTAGACGTAGCCGTAGAGCTTTTCAAAGAGAAAGGGTATATGGGGAGTTCTGTTAGGGATCTGGCTACGAAACTCAATATCAAGGCAGCATCACTCTATGCACATATCCGTTCGAAGGAAGAAATTCTGGAGTGGATCTGTTTCGGTATTGCCCGGGAGTTTTTCGATGAACTTCAGGAGGTGAAAAATACCCATGTTACTCCAAGAGAAAAACTGAATCTCTTTTTGGATAAACACTTATCCGTGGTTCTTAAAAACCGTGATGTTACTCACATTTATTCTAATGAATGGAAGCATCTTGAAGAAAGACTTCCTGAATTTGTAGAATTAAGAAAAAACTACCAGCAGGAAGTTGAAGAACTGATTTCTGAAATCTATCAGGCCGAAAACTGGGAACTGAAATCTCCTTCATTTACCACAAGATTTATTCTCCATACCTTAAATAATTCCTATTTCTGGTTCAAAAGAAGCAGTGATTCCACAGATGAAATTACCGAAGAAATACGGGATAAAATTCTTTTCGGTCTACTGGGGAACCAACATTGA
- a CDS encoding phenylacetate--CoA ligase family protein gives MDFSVEYLELGQLRQLQSDRLISLISYLGEKSEFYKKKFDELQISPQDIRSIEDIAKLPITYKQDLRDHYPFGLFTVPKNELQRIHCSSGTTGKPTVVGYTKEDVEIFSEVVARSLQAAGARPGMQLHNAYGYGIFTGGLGLHYGAEMLGMSVLPISGGMTARQVDLIVDFKPEVICCSPSYALTIADEFAKRGISADEISLKYAVLGSEPWTEIIRGHIEEKLGVHATNIYGLSEIIGPGVSMEDFEEKGGAYIWEDHFYPEILDPITKQPVPFGEEGVLVITTLTKKAMPLLRYWTNDITSLYYDENAKRTMVKMKPIVGRADDMLIVRGVNVYPSQIEDAFSYVKGVVPNYYLTPVEKEHMCIALDIDVEIDDELVKTQKIEANTDDYFNFVGNFGKNIENEIKKRVGITTKVKIHAQDSLPKCEGGKINRILKK, from the coding sequence ATGGATTTTTCAGTTGAATATCTGGAGCTGGGTCAGTTGAGACAGCTTCAATCCGACCGGTTGATCAGCCTGATCAGCTATCTGGGAGAGAAGTCGGAGTTTTATAAAAAGAAATTTGATGAATTACAAATATCTCCCCAGGATATAAGGTCGATTGAGGATATCGCGAAACTTCCTATTACTTACAAGCAGGATTTAAGAGATCATTATCCGTTCGGGTTATTTACCGTTCCGAAAAACGAACTTCAGCGTATTCACTGCTCAAGTGGAACCACAGGAAAACCTACTGTGGTAGGATATACCAAAGAAGATGTGGAGATTTTCAGCGAAGTAGTGGCAAGATCTTTACAGGCAGCCGGCGCAAGACCGGGAATGCAGCTGCATAATGCTTATGGATACGGCATTTTTACCGGAGGATTAGGGCTTCATTACGGAGCTGAGATGTTAGGAATGAGTGTTCTGCCTATTTCCGGAGGAATGACGGCCAGACAGGTAGATCTGATTGTAGATTTCAAGCCGGAAGTAATATGCTGTTCACCTTCGTATGCTTTAACAATTGCTGATGAATTTGCAAAAAGAGGAATTTCAGCAGATGAAATCAGCCTTAAATATGCAGTATTAGGTTCAGAGCCATGGACTGAAATTATCAGAGGCCATATTGAAGAAAAATTAGGAGTTCATGCAACCAATATTTATGGTTTAAGTGAAATTATCGGCCCGGGAGTTTCTATGGAAGATTTCGAGGAAAAAGGAGGAGCTTATATCTGGGAAGATCATTTTTATCCGGAGATTTTAGATCCAATTACCAAACAGCCGGTTCCTTTCGGAGAAGAAGGTGTATTGGTGATTACCACTTTAACCAAAAAAGCAATGCCGCTTTTACGTTATTGGACGAATGATATTACCAGCCTTTACTATGATGAAAACGCCAAAAGGACAATGGTGAAGATGAAACCTATTGTTGGCAGAGCAGATGATATGCTGATTGTAAGAGGAGTGAATGTATATCCAAGTCAGATTGAAGATGCTTTTTCTTATGTAAAAGGAGTGGTTCCCAATTATTATCTTACTCCTGTGGAGAAAGAGCATATGTGCATCGCATTGGATATTGATGTGGAAATAGATGATGAATTGGTGAAAACGCAGAAAATAGAAGCCAATACCGATGATTATTTTAATTTTGTCGGGAACTTTGGGAAAAATATAGAAAACGAAATAAAAAAGAGGGTAGGGATTACTACAAAAGTAAAAATTCATGCCCAGGACAGCCTGCCAAAGTGCGAAGGTGGAAAAATTAATAGAATACTCAAAAAATAA
- a CDS encoding 2Fe-2S iron-sulfur cluster-binding protein, with the protein MNSFYKLKTVKVQKDTSEAVNVAVEIPEELKDKFRFKQGQYLNFRMMINGNEERRSYSICNAPSEKGNTLEVLVKLLEGGKVSGYFNEHLHMDEVLEVMPPMGGFNTSYHPTNVKTYVGLAAGSGISPVLSNIKESLYQEPNSNAYLFYSNRSMNHVMKKAEIDKLVESFNGRLKVVYLVSREKHEDPIFEGRISPEKLDLLFERYTDIDVKEATYFICGPSEMIKGIADYLKKDKKVPAIQVLFEYFTAPDEENTEEMSDEFKAIANIESMVTVIIDDDEYSFHLNSKKESILDKALKDQLPVPFACKGGVCCTCKAQVLEGEVFMEKNYALTEEEVARGFVLTCQCHPTTNVVMLNYDV; encoded by the coding sequence ATGAATTCATTTTATAAACTTAAAACAGTTAAAGTTCAGAAAGATACTTCCGAAGCAGTGAATGTAGCGGTAGAAATCCCTGAAGAACTGAAAGATAAGTTCAGATTCAAGCAAGGACAGTATCTGAATTTCCGAATGATGATCAACGGAAATGAAGAAAGACGTTCTTACTCTATCTGCAACGCTCCAAGTGAAAAAGGCAATACGCTGGAAGTATTGGTGAAATTGCTTGAAGGCGGTAAAGTATCAGGTTATTTCAATGAACACCTTCATATGGATGAGGTGCTGGAAGTAATGCCTCCCATGGGCGGCTTCAATACTTCTTATCACCCTACCAACGTGAAAACTTATGTGGGGCTGGCAGCAGGAAGCGGAATTTCTCCTGTTTTATCCAATATTAAAGAAAGCCTTTATCAGGAACCGAATTCAAATGCTTATCTGTTCTACAGCAACAGAAGTATGAATCACGTGATGAAAAAAGCTGAAATTGATAAATTGGTAGAATCTTTCAACGGCAGATTGAAAGTGGTTTATTTGGTAAGCCGTGAGAAACATGAAGATCCTATTTTTGAAGGAAGAATTTCTCCGGAAAAATTAGATTTACTGTTTGAAAGATATACAGATATCGATGTAAAAGAAGCAACCTATTTCATTTGCGGGCCTTCGGAAATGATTAAGGGGATTGCAGATTATCTGAAGAAAGATAAAAAAGTACCGGCTATCCAGGTATTATTTGAATACTTCACCGCTCCGGATGAAGAAAATACGGAGGAAATGAGTGATGAATTCAAGGCAATTGCCAATATTGAAAGTATGGTAACGGTCATCATAGATGATGATGAATATTCGTTCCATCTTAATTCTAAAAAAGAGAGTATCTTAGATAAAGCATTGAAAGATCAGCTTCCGGTTCCTTTTGCATGTAAAGGGGGCGTTTGCTGTACGTGTAAGGCACAGGTTCTGGAAGGAGAGGTTTTCATGGAGAAAAACTATGCACTTACCGAAGAAGAAGTAGCCAGAGGCTTCGTTCTTACCTGCCAGTGTCACCCTACAACCAATGTGGTGATGCTTAATTATGATGTTTAA